A stretch of Anaeromyxobacter dehalogenans 2CP-1 DNA encodes these proteins:
- a CDS encoding carboxyl transferase domain-containing protein, translating into MPEAVSLGRVAVLDRSEAGRRAVRAVRELAREGKSALAVAVHAPRDRRLPFVREADASVEVEGSPELALHVAGAEAAWLGPAPLAERAAFAEACEQLGVLFLGPSSSVLERVRAPEGLAAIAAEVGVPLAAAGGADPAARLLEVVVARDRSGEAQAVGVGDASLRLADVAVLAESPSPALGAQEDARARMLGLAIAAAARWVGIASVELLLDPATRRLVLAGVDAFPRSAAAIEAAAGVDLVRQAVRLAAGAALRPLPAARGFAVAARLLARDPEAPQPATAPGRLERLRLPSDPDVHAEAAVEEGDEARGGAEPMATIVALGTDRGRALGRLAQALSDTDALARGSGSSKAWLLALLARTEVRAGTAGVGFLPRLAAARERLVAPSPEVALLAAALESYELELDLERARFLAEARRGRPRVGPSSGRAVELLHAGERHRLEVRQTGPDAYRVSPAGGAPVDVKVDRLARGERRLAWGGRRARVLSAVDGTRHLVDVDGVPHLVTRDPGGVITSPLPGMVVALPVVPGQRVAAGEPVARVESMKVELAVPAPTAGVVREVLAVPNGQVDAGAPLLRLDPEGEGPPAAPGAPLALGGEPPPEPSTAHERYLAGLRELNRLLLGFDLSDADARALATGWRDRAAGVAPEDPGALREEERALAAFGDVQALFSRGRGPSAAADAPPPLEELWRYLHEPEARGEGLTPGFLAQLRRALAHYNVSLDAPGRELELALLRIQKAHDRAEAPLAAVLGILERRLAGDGVPPGLEDAGARELLDRLAAVGQERFPALGDLARELRYRRFEKPELDQVRAAVYAQAEADLAELARAEGTARETLVSRLIACPQPLSTLMLARMARAKPEFRRLLAQTLTRRYYRHRATAPATVEEVDGVACTLTEYAAESRRIQLVAAFAPAAELARAAAAAARLAERTPEGAQTSVDLYLWRDGAGGDPDAIAAELRAALSQAGFRRPLRRASVLVAYPARGLGRQASQLHFTFRGGPAELVEEPRYRGVHPMIFRRMQLARLSKFELTRLPSPEDVYLYRGVARDNPRDERLFAVAEVRDLTPLHDARGRVVQLPHLERMLHEALAGMRRFQARRAPHQRLEWNRVLLTVEPPLLLSRDEVRGVAERIGPATQGLGLEMVLLAARVPHPDTGELRDALVRVTTDGRSVAVRWDAPTDRPLEPLSEYHLRVVQLRRRGLVHPFELVRMLAPTRDSQAGVPPGEFVEHDLDAAGALAPVSRPPGQNGANVVVGVVRTFTPRHPEGMARVVLLGDPSRSMGALAEPECRRIEAALDLAERLRVPLEWFAVSAGAKISMESGTENMDWISRVLRRIVTFTQGGGEINVVVCGINVGAQPYWNAEATMLMHTRGILVMTPGSAMVLTGKEALDYSGSVSAEDNQGIGGYDRIMGPNGQAQYQAASMGEAIQLLLRHYEHTYVAPGERFPRRATTSDPAARDVRTFPHGPAGGAGFDTVGDVFDPATNPDRKKPFDIRRVMAAAVDQDHPPLERWRDLRGGETAVVWDAHLGGWPVCLLGIESRPLPRLEFVPADGPELWSAGTLFPQSSKKLARAINGASGNRPVVVLANLSGFDGSPESMRRLQLEYGAEIGRAVVNFRGPFVFCVVSRYHGGAFVVFSKALREDIEVVAVEGARASVIGGAPAAAVVFSRDVETRTRKDPRVMEAEKAAAAGGAARGRLAEIVAAVRSEKVGEVADAFDGVHTVDRALRVGSLDRIIAPADLRPYLVDAVARGIARHSG; encoded by the coding sequence ATGCCGGAGGCGGTGTCGCTGGGGCGGGTGGCGGTGCTGGATCGGAGCGAGGCGGGCCGGCGCGCGGTGCGCGCGGTCCGCGAGCTGGCGCGCGAGGGGAAGTCGGCGCTGGCCGTGGCGGTCCACGCGCCGCGCGACCGGCGCCTGCCGTTCGTCCGCGAGGCGGACGCCTCCGTCGAGGTGGAGGGCTCGCCGGAGCTGGCCCTGCACGTGGCCGGCGCGGAGGCCGCCTGGCTCGGCCCCGCCCCGCTGGCGGAGCGGGCCGCGTTCGCCGAGGCCTGCGAGCAGCTCGGCGTGCTGTTCCTCGGCCCGTCCTCGTCGGTGCTCGAGCGCGTGCGCGCGCCCGAGGGGCTCGCCGCGATCGCGGCCGAGGTGGGCGTGCCGCTGGCCGCCGCCGGCGGGGCCGATCCCGCCGCGCGGCTGCTCGAGGTGGTTGTGGCGCGCGACCGGTCCGGCGAGGCGCAGGCGGTCGGGGTCGGCGACGCCTCGCTGCGGCTCGCGGACGTGGCGGTGCTGGCCGAGTCGCCCTCGCCGGCGCTCGGCGCGCAGGAGGACGCGCGCGCCCGCATGCTCGGGCTGGCGATCGCGGCGGCGGCCCGCTGGGTGGGCATCGCGAGCGTGGAGCTGCTGCTCGACCCGGCCACCCGCCGGCTGGTGCTCGCCGGGGTCGACGCCTTCCCGCGCTCGGCTGCCGCGATCGAGGCCGCCGCCGGCGTGGACCTGGTGCGGCAGGCGGTCCGGCTCGCGGCGGGCGCGGCGCTGCGCCCGCTGCCGGCGGCGCGCGGCTTCGCGGTCGCGGCCCGGCTGCTGGCGCGGGACCCGGAGGCTCCGCAGCCGGCGACCGCGCCCGGACGCCTGGAGCGGCTGCGGCTGCCGTCGGACCCGGACGTGCACGCCGAGGCGGCGGTCGAGGAGGGGGACGAGGCGCGCGGCGGCGCCGAGCCCATGGCCACCATCGTCGCGCTCGGCACCGACCGCGGCCGCGCCCTGGGGCGCCTCGCCCAGGCGCTCTCCGACACCGACGCGCTGGCCCGCGGGAGCGGCTCCAGCAAGGCCTGGCTGCTGGCGCTCCTGGCCCGCACCGAGGTGCGCGCCGGGACCGCCGGGGTGGGCTTCCTCCCTCGCCTCGCCGCGGCCCGCGAACGGCTGGTCGCGCCAAGCCCCGAGGTGGCGCTGCTCGCCGCGGCGCTGGAGTCCTACGAGCTCGAGCTGGACCTGGAGCGCGCGCGCTTCCTGGCGGAGGCGCGCCGCGGGCGGCCGCGGGTCGGCCCCTCGTCCGGCCGCGCGGTGGAGCTGCTCCACGCGGGCGAGCGACACCGCCTGGAGGTGCGCCAGACCGGTCCGGACGCCTACCGCGTCTCGCCCGCGGGCGGCGCGCCGGTGGACGTGAAGGTCGATCGCCTGGCCCGGGGCGAGCGCCGCCTGGCGTGGGGCGGCCGGCGCGCGCGCGTGCTCTCGGCGGTGGACGGCACCCGACACCTGGTGGACGTGGACGGGGTCCCGCACCTCGTCACCCGGGATCCGGGCGGCGTGATCACCTCTCCCCTGCCCGGCATGGTGGTGGCGCTGCCGGTGGTGCCCGGCCAGCGCGTCGCCGCGGGCGAGCCGGTCGCCCGCGTCGAGTCGATGAAGGTCGAGCTGGCGGTGCCCGCGCCGACGGCCGGCGTGGTGCGCGAGGTGCTGGCGGTGCCGAACGGCCAGGTGGACGCGGGCGCGCCGCTGCTGCGCCTCGATCCCGAGGGAGAGGGCCCGCCCGCGGCGCCCGGCGCACCGCTCGCGCTCGGCGGCGAGCCGCCGCCGGAGCCGTCCACCGCGCACGAGCGGTACCTGGCCGGCCTCCGCGAGCTGAACCGCCTGCTGCTCGGGTTCGACCTCTCCGACGCCGACGCGCGGGCGCTCGCCACCGGCTGGCGCGACCGCGCCGCCGGCGTCGCCCCGGAGGACCCGGGCGCGCTGCGCGAGGAGGAGCGCGCGCTCGCCGCGTTCGGCGACGTGCAGGCGCTGTTCTCGCGCGGCCGCGGCCCCTCCGCCGCCGCCGACGCGCCGCCGCCGCTGGAGGAGCTCTGGCGCTACCTCCACGAGCCGGAGGCTCGCGGCGAGGGGCTGACCCCCGGCTTCCTGGCGCAGCTCCGCCGCGCGCTCGCGCACTACAACGTCTCGCTCGACGCCCCCGGGCGCGAGCTCGAGCTGGCGCTGCTGCGGATCCAGAAGGCGCACGACCGGGCCGAGGCGCCGCTCGCCGCGGTGCTGGGCATCCTGGAGCGGCGCCTGGCCGGCGACGGCGTGCCGCCCGGCCTGGAGGACGCGGGCGCGCGCGAGCTGCTCGACCGGCTGGCCGCGGTGGGCCAGGAGCGCTTCCCCGCGCTGGGCGACCTCGCCCGCGAGCTGCGCTACCGCCGCTTCGAGAAGCCCGAGCTGGACCAGGTCCGGGCGGCGGTGTACGCGCAGGCCGAGGCCGACCTCGCCGAGCTGGCACGCGCCGAGGGGACCGCGCGCGAGACGCTGGTGTCGCGGCTCATCGCCTGCCCGCAGCCGCTCAGCACGCTCATGCTGGCGAGGATGGCGCGGGCGAAGCCCGAGTTCCGCCGGCTGCTCGCCCAGACGCTCACGCGCCGCTACTACCGCCACCGCGCCACCGCGCCGGCGACCGTCGAGGAGGTGGACGGGGTCGCCTGCACGCTGACCGAGTACGCGGCGGAGTCGCGGCGCATCCAGCTCGTGGCGGCGTTCGCGCCGGCCGCCGAGCTGGCCCGCGCGGCCGCCGCCGCGGCCCGGCTCGCCGAGCGCACGCCGGAGGGCGCCCAGACCTCGGTGGACCTGTACCTCTGGCGCGACGGGGCGGGCGGCGATCCCGACGCGATCGCGGCCGAGCTGCGCGCCGCGCTCTCTCAGGCCGGCTTCCGCCGGCCGCTGCGCCGCGCCTCGGTGCTGGTGGCGTACCCTGCCCGCGGGCTGGGGCGGCAGGCCAGCCAGCTCCACTTCACGTTCCGCGGCGGGCCGGCCGAGCTCGTGGAGGAGCCGCGCTACCGCGGCGTGCACCCCATGATCTTCCGGCGCATGCAGCTCGCGCGGCTCTCCAAGTTCGAGCTGACCCGGCTGCCCTCGCCCGAGGACGTCTACCTGTACCGCGGCGTCGCGCGCGACAACCCGCGCGACGAGCGGCTGTTCGCGGTGGCCGAGGTGCGCGACCTCACCCCGCTGCACGACGCCCGCGGCCGCGTGGTCCAGCTCCCGCACCTCGAGCGCATGCTGCACGAGGCGCTCGCCGGCATGCGCCGGTTCCAGGCGCGGCGCGCGCCCCACCAGCGGCTGGAGTGGAACCGGGTGCTGCTCACGGTGGAGCCGCCGCTGCTGCTCTCGCGCGACGAGGTGCGCGGGGTGGCCGAGCGGATCGGCCCGGCCACCCAGGGGCTCGGGCTGGAGATGGTCCTGCTCGCGGCCCGCGTCCCCCACCCGGACACCGGCGAGCTCAGGGACGCGCTCGTGCGCGTCACGACCGACGGGCGCAGCGTGGCGGTGCGCTGGGACGCGCCCACCGACCGGCCGCTGGAGCCGCTCTCCGAGTACCACCTGCGCGTGGTGCAGCTCCGGCGCCGCGGCCTCGTCCACCCGTTCGAGCTGGTGCGCATGCTCGCGCCGACGCGCGACTCGCAGGCCGGCGTGCCGCCGGGCGAGTTCGTCGAGCACGATCTGGACGCGGCCGGGGCGCTCGCCCCGGTGTCGCGCCCGCCCGGCCAGAACGGCGCCAACGTCGTGGTGGGCGTGGTCCGGACGTTCACGCCGCGCCACCCGGAGGGCATGGCGCGGGTGGTGCTGCTCGGGGATCCCAGCCGCTCCATGGGCGCGCTGGCCGAGCCCGAGTGCCGGCGTATCGAGGCCGCGCTCGACCTGGCGGAGCGGCTGCGCGTCCCGCTGGAGTGGTTCGCCGTCTCGGCGGGCGCGAAGATCTCCATGGAGAGCGGCACCGAGAACATGGACTGGATCTCGCGCGTCCTCCGCCGGATCGTGACGTTCACGCAGGGTGGCGGCGAGATCAACGTGGTGGTCTGCGGCATCAACGTCGGCGCGCAGCCGTACTGGAACGCCGAGGCCACCATGCTCATGCACACCCGCGGGATCCTGGTGATGACGCCGGGCTCGGCCATGGTCCTCACCGGGAAGGAGGCGCTCGACTACTCCGGCAGCGTCTCGGCCGAGGACAACCAGGGCATCGGCGGATACGACCGGATCATGGGCCCGAACGGCCAGGCGCAGTACCAGGCCGCCAGCATGGGCGAGGCGATCCAGCTCCTGCTTCGTCACTACGAGCACACCTACGTGGCCCCCGGCGAGCGCTTCCCGCGGCGCGCCACGACCTCCGACCCGGCCGCGCGCGACGTGCGGACGTTCCCGCACGGCCCGGCCGGCGGCGCCGGGTTCGACACGGTGGGGGACGTGTTCGACCCCGCCACCAACCCGGATCGCAAGAAGCCGTTCGACATCCGGCGGGTGATGGCGGCCGCGGTGGATCAGGACCACCCGCCCCTGGAGCGGTGGCGCGACCTGCGCGGCGGCGAGACCGCGGTGGTGTGGGACGCGCACCTGGGCGGCTGGCCGGTGTGCCTGCTCGGGATCGAGTCCCGCCCGCTGCCCCGCCTCGAGTTCGTGCCCGCCGACGGACCCGAGCTCTGGTCCGCCGGGACGCTCTTCCCGCAGTCCTCGAAGAAGCTGGCGCGCGCCATCAACGGCGCGAGCGGAAACCGGCCGGTGGTGGTGCTCGCGAACCTGTCCGGCTTCGACGGATCGCCGGAGTCGATGCGGCGGCTGCAGCTGGAGTACGGGGCCGAGATCGGCCGCGCGGTGGTGAACTTCCGCGGCCCGTTCGTGTTCTGCGTGGTGTCGCGCTACCACGGCGGCGCGTTCGTGGTGTTCTCGAAGGCGCTCCGCGAGGACATCGAGGTGGTGGCGGTGGAGGGCGCGCGCGCCTCGGTGATCGGCGGCGCCCCCGCCGCGGCGGTGGTGTTCTCCCGTGACGTGGAGACCCGCACCCGGAAGGACCCGCGGGTGATGGAGGCCGAGAAGGCCGCCGCCGCGGGCGGCGCCGCGCGGGGGCGGCTGGCCGAGATCGTCGCGGCGGTGCGCTCGGAGAAGGTGGGCGAGGTGGCGGACGCGTTCGACGGGGTCCACACGGTGGACCGCGCCCTGCGCGTCGGCTCGCTCGACCGGATCATCGCGCCCGCCGACCTGCGGCCGTACCTGGTGGACGCGGTCGCGCGAGGGATCGCCCGGCACTCGGGCTGA
- a CDS encoding TolC family protein, with the protein MTNAPRLAALLLFAPALALGQAAPPPAAAPPPDAPATDRPGARRVLSLEEAVRTARAHQPQLRSARAATDAALARADQARAPLLPQLTGSAGLGRTTDNFAGKPGGASWGTSGTFDARAVLSQTLVDLGQVARWRAAGASADAQRATERATELDVVAGAQSAFFVARAAHALVRVARETLDNQEAHLRQVEAFVQVGTRPAIDLAQARADRATAQVQLVRAENSYENARALLAQAIGLDWPADIEPSDEAIAPVPGEDGPLAPLVAEASSARPELASLEAQRRAGARSLDAARAEWLPTLSAQTAVTDAGTRPDADGLNWSATLNLGWNLLEGGGSLARAREARANLAGVDAQEAALRTQITVDVDAARQGVQTARAAAGAADEALVNARERLRLAEGRYQAGAGSIIELGDAQVAATSAGAQVVQAEYDLASARARLLRALGRG; encoded by the coding sequence ATGACGAACGCCCCGCGGCTCGCTGCCCTCCTCCTGTTCGCCCCGGCGCTGGCGCTAGGGCAGGCCGCCCCGCCGCCGGCCGCTGCGCCGCCTCCGGACGCGCCGGCCACCGACCGGCCCGGGGCCCGGCGCGTCCTCTCGCTCGAGGAGGCGGTGCGCACCGCCCGGGCACACCAGCCGCAGCTCCGCTCGGCGCGCGCCGCCACCGACGCGGCCCTCGCCCGCGCCGACCAGGCCCGGGCGCCGCTCCTGCCCCAGCTCACCGGCAGCGCCGGGCTGGGCCGCACCACCGACAACTTCGCCGGGAAGCCGGGCGGCGCGAGCTGGGGCACGAGCGGCACGTTCGACGCGCGCGCGGTGCTGAGCCAGACGCTCGTCGATCTCGGTCAGGTCGCCCGCTGGCGCGCGGCCGGCGCGAGCGCCGACGCGCAGCGCGCCACCGAGCGCGCCACCGAGCTGGACGTGGTGGCCGGCGCGCAGTCCGCGTTCTTCGTGGCGCGCGCCGCGCACGCGCTGGTGCGGGTGGCCCGCGAGACGCTCGACAACCAGGAGGCGCACCTGCGCCAGGTGGAGGCGTTCGTGCAGGTCGGCACGCGCCCCGCCATCGACCTCGCCCAGGCGCGCGCCGATCGCGCGACCGCGCAGGTCCAGCTGGTGCGCGCGGAGAACAGCTACGAGAACGCGCGGGCGCTCCTCGCCCAGGCCATCGGCCTGGACTGGCCCGCCGACATCGAGCCGTCCGACGAGGCCATCGCGCCGGTGCCCGGCGAGGACGGGCCGCTCGCGCCGCTGGTCGCGGAGGCGTCCTCGGCACGGCCGGAGCTGGCCTCGCTCGAGGCGCAGCGCCGCGCCGGGGCGCGCTCGCTCGACGCCGCGCGGGCCGAGTGGCTGCCCACGCTCTCGGCGCAGACCGCGGTCACGGACGCCGGCACGCGCCCGGACGCGGACGGCCTCAACTGGTCGGCCACGCTGAACCTGGGCTGGAACCTGCTCGAGGGCGGCGGCTCGCTGGCGCGGGCGCGGGAGGCGCGCGCCAACCTGGCGGGCGTGGACGCGCAGGAGGCGGCGCTCCGCACGCAGATCACCGTCGACGTGGACGCCGCGCGCCAGGGCGTGCAGACCGCGCGCGCCGCCGCCGGGGCGGCCGACGAGGCGCTGGTCAACGCGCGCGAGCGCCTGCGGCTGGCCGAGGGCCGCTACCAGGCCGGCGCGGGCAGCATCATCGAGCTGGGCGACGCGCAGGTGGCGGCCACCTCCGCCGGGGCGCAGGTGGTGCAGGCGGAGTACGACCTGGCCTCGGCGCGCGCGAGGCTGCTGCGCGCGCTGGGCCGCGGCTGA
- a CDS encoding ABC transporter permease produces the protein MNLLQTLRVALRALRRSKMRSFLTALGIVIGVAAVIAMVALGDGARAQVAKTFESMGSNLLMVLPGSTTAGGARGGFGSLPTLTWDDLRAIQNEVPSVRYAAPQLRTTASIQSEDLNWTTSVTGTGAEFFAIRNWPVAQGALFGPSDVDSGTKVIVLGKTVADELFGAGASPVGQQVRVKNVPFQVVGVLAAKGQSPMGQDLDDAVFVPYSTYLAKVQGGLKNLIPGVIAVSALDSASTARAEQQVRALLRDRHRLADGADDDFSIRNLAEFASAQKEGTATLTTLLLAIAAVSLGVGGIGIMNIMLVSVTERTREIGVRMAVGARARDVLLQFLAEALVLSLAGGVVGVALGLGISFWMARAFGWPVMFRADVVLIAVGFSGLVGVAFGLYPARRASRLDPIQALRFE, from the coding sequence GTGAACCTGCTCCAGACCCTGCGCGTGGCGCTGCGCGCGCTGCGCCGCTCCAAGATGCGCTCGTTCCTCACCGCGCTCGGGATCGTCATCGGCGTGGCCGCGGTGATCGCCATGGTGGCGCTGGGCGACGGGGCCCGCGCGCAGGTGGCGAAGACGTTCGAGTCGATGGGCTCGAACCTCCTCATGGTGCTGCCCGGCAGCACCACCGCCGGCGGCGCCCGCGGCGGGTTCGGGAGCCTGCCCACGCTGACCTGGGACGACCTGCGCGCCATCCAGAACGAGGTCCCCTCGGTGCGCTACGCCGCGCCGCAGCTCCGCACCACCGCCTCGATCCAGTCGGAGGACCTGAACTGGACCACCTCGGTGACCGGCACCGGCGCCGAGTTCTTCGCCATCCGGAACTGGCCGGTGGCGCAGGGTGCGCTGTTCGGGCCCTCGGACGTCGACTCCGGCACCAAGGTGATCGTGCTCGGGAAGACGGTCGCCGACGAGCTGTTCGGCGCGGGCGCGAGCCCGGTCGGCCAGCAGGTCCGCGTGAAGAACGTGCCGTTCCAGGTGGTGGGCGTGCTCGCCGCCAAGGGCCAGTCGCCCATGGGCCAGGACCTCGACGACGCGGTGTTCGTGCCCTACTCGACGTACCTCGCGAAGGTGCAGGGCGGCCTGAAGAACCTCATCCCCGGGGTCATCGCGGTGAGCGCGCTGGACTCCGCCTCGACCGCGCGCGCCGAGCAGCAGGTGCGCGCGCTGCTCCGCGACCGCCACCGGCTGGCCGACGGGGCGGACGACGACTTCTCGATCCGCAACCTGGCCGAGTTCGCGAGCGCGCAGAAGGAGGGCACCGCCACGCTCACCACGCTGCTGCTCGCCATCGCGGCGGTGTCCCTCGGCGTGGGCGGCATCGGCATCATGAACATCATGCTGGTGTCGGTGACCGAGCGCACCCGCGAGATCGGCGTCCGCATGGCGGTGGGCGCGCGCGCGCGCGACGTCCTCCTGCAGTTCCTCGCCGAGGCGCTGGTCCTCTCGCTCGCCGGCGGCGTGGTGGGGGTGGCGCTGGGCCTCGGGATCTCCTTCTGGATGGCCCGGGCCTTCGGCTGGCCGGTCATGTTCCGCGCCGACGTGGTGCTGATCGCGGTCGGCTTCAGCGGGCTGGTGGGCGTCGCGTTCGGGCTCTACCCGGCCCGCCGCGCCTCCCGGCTCGATCCCATCCAGGCGCTGAGGTTCGAATGA
- a CDS encoding ABC transporter ATP-binding protein, with the protein MAETPLIQLEDVWKTYAMGDVELHALKGVSLAVERGEFTAIMGASGSGKSTLMNLLGCLDRPTRGRYLLEGHDVSGLSADALAALRNRTLGFVFQSFNLLSRTSALENVELPMMYSGTPGAERHRRALEALAQVGLSGRADHHPSQLSGGQQQRVAIARALVNRPRVLLADEPTGNLDSRTSVEVMAILQALGATGITVVLVTHENDIAAYASRVLVMRDGKLRSDTRQAPVAAVPPPADEAGGADGREGGAA; encoded by the coding sequence GTGGCCGAGACCCCGCTCATCCAGCTCGAGGACGTCTGGAAGACGTACGCCATGGGCGACGTCGAGCTGCACGCGCTGAAGGGCGTGTCGCTCGCCGTCGAGCGCGGCGAGTTCACCGCCATCATGGGCGCCTCCGGCTCGGGCAAGTCCACCCTCATGAACCTGCTCGGCTGCCTGGACCGGCCCACCCGCGGCCGCTACCTGCTGGAGGGGCACGACGTCTCCGGCCTGTCGGCCGACGCGCTGGCGGCCCTGCGCAACCGGACGCTCGGGTTCGTGTTCCAGAGCTTCAACCTCCTCTCCCGCACCAGCGCGCTCGAGAACGTGGAGCTGCCCATGATGTACTCGGGCACGCCGGGCGCCGAGCGCCACCGCCGCGCGCTGGAGGCGCTCGCGCAGGTGGGCCTCTCCGGGCGCGCCGACCACCACCCGAGCCAGCTCTCCGGCGGCCAGCAGCAGCGCGTCGCCATCGCCCGGGCGCTGGTGAACCGCCCGCGGGTGCTGCTCGCGGACGAGCCCACCGGCAACCTCGACTCGCGCACCAGCGTGGAGGTGATGGCGATCCTCCAGGCGCTGGGCGCGACCGGGATCACGGTGGTGCTGGTGACGCACGAGAACGACATCGCCGCGTACGCCTCGCGCGTGCTGGTGATGCGCGACGGCAAGCTCCGCTCCGACACGCGGCAGGCGCCGGTGGCGGCGGTGCCGCCGCCCGCCGACGAGGCCGGCGGCGCGGACGGGCGGGAAGGAGGCGCGGCGTGA
- a CDS encoding efflux RND transporter periplasmic adaptor subunit, with the protein MTRRRLTYAGVAIAALAALLGLWRWRSASSAGEVHYETAKVDRGRVVAKVTATGTLSALVTVQVGSQVSGRISELRADFNSRVRKGEVIARIDPQLFRAAVAQAKANTVAAEGNLAKARAQAADADRQLGRTRQLAERNLVAAADLDTAQANADGARAGVQAAQGTLAQTRAALQQAQVNLGYTDIVSPTNGVVISRNVDVGQTVAASLQAPILFVIAEDLAKMQVDTSVAEADVGRLRAGMPATFTVDAYPNEVFSGTVRQVRNASTTVQNVVTYDAVVDVANPELKLKPGMTATVTFVYAQRDDVLRVPNAALRFRPPPGLKRPVQGAQAQEAAAPAGQGARAAARPDRSGGDGARARPEGGRTVWVLRGEARDPVPVAVQTGITDGSATELVSGDLREGDAVVTDATGGAASGRQGGGGGAMRRGPF; encoded by the coding sequence ATGACGCGCCGGAGACTGACGTACGCCGGGGTGGCGATCGCCGCCCTCGCCGCGCTGCTGGGCCTGTGGCGCTGGCGGTCCGCCAGCAGCGCCGGCGAGGTCCACTACGAGACGGCCAAGGTGGATCGGGGCCGGGTCGTGGCCAAGGTGACCGCCACCGGGACGCTCTCCGCCCTGGTCACCGTCCAGGTCGGTAGCCAGGTGTCCGGTCGGATCTCGGAGCTGCGCGCGGACTTCAACTCGCGGGTCCGCAAGGGCGAGGTGATCGCCCGCATCGACCCGCAGCTGTTCCGGGCCGCCGTGGCGCAGGCGAAGGCGAACACCGTGGCCGCCGAGGGCAACCTCGCCAAGGCGCGCGCGCAGGCGGCGGACGCCGACCGGCAGCTGGGGCGGACCCGGCAGCTCGCCGAGCGCAACCTGGTCGCGGCCGCCGACCTCGACACCGCCCAGGCGAACGCGGACGGCGCGCGCGCCGGGGTGCAGGCGGCGCAGGGCACGCTGGCCCAGACGCGGGCCGCGCTCCAGCAGGCCCAGGTGAACCTGGGCTACACCGACATCGTCTCGCCCACCAACGGCGTGGTGATCTCGCGCAACGTGGACGTGGGCCAGACCGTGGCCGCGTCGCTCCAGGCGCCCATCCTGTTCGTCATCGCGGAGGACCTCGCCAAGATGCAGGTGGACACCAGCGTGGCCGAGGCGGACGTCGGCCGGCTGCGCGCCGGCATGCCCGCCACCTTCACCGTGGACGCGTATCCGAACGAGGTGTTCTCCGGGACGGTCCGCCAGGTCCGCAACGCCTCCACCACCGTCCAGAACGTGGTGACCTACGACGCGGTGGTGGACGTGGCCAACCCCGAGCTGAAGCTGAAGCCCGGCATGACCGCCACCGTGACGTTCGTGTACGCGCAGCGCGACGACGTGCTCCGCGTACCCAACGCGGCGCTGCGCTTCCGCCCGCCGCCCGGCCTGAAGCGCCCGGTGCAGGGCGCGCAGGCGCAGGAGGCGGCCGCGCCGGCGGGGCAGGGGGCACGGGCCGCCGCGCGGCCGGACCGGAGCGGCGGGGACGGCGCGCGCGCGCGGCCGGAGGGCGGCCGGACGGTGTGGGTGCTGCGCGGCGAGGCGCGGGACCCGGTCCCGGTCGCGGTGCAGACCGGGATCACCGACGGCAGCGCCACCGAGCTCGTCTCCGGCGACCTGCGGGAGGGCGACGCGGTCGTCACCGACGCGACCGGCGGCGCCGCGAGCGGGCGGCAGGGCGGCGGCGGCGGGGCCATGCGCCGCGGGCCGTTCTAG